The proteins below are encoded in one region of Caldisalinibacter kiritimatiensis:
- the sigH gene encoding RNA polymerase sporulation sigma factor SigH, with the protein MGLGVDNEACDALVDSDENPYELMLDEDVVENAKNNDLKALEYLIKKYKNFVRAKARSYFLIGADREDIIQEGMIGLYKAIRDFNRDKRSSFRAFAELCIQRQIITAIKTATRQKHIPLNSYVSLNKPIYDEESDRTLLDVLSGVKITDPEELIIGKEELENIENKIGEILSDLEWRVLMAYLQGKSYQEISEELNRHVKSIDNALQRVKRKLERYLEVRGI; encoded by the coding sequence GTGGGCTTAGGTGTAGATAATGAGGCGTGTGATGCGTTGGTTGACTCGGATGAAAATCCTTATGAGTTGATGCTAGATGAAGACGTAGTAGAGAATGCAAAAAACAATGATTTAAAGGCGTTAGAGTACTTAATAAAAAAATATAAGAATTTTGTAAGAGCAAAAGCTAGGTCATATTTTTTAATTGGTGCAGATAGAGAAGATATAATACAAGAAGGCATGATAGGCCTTTATAAGGCAATCCGTGATTTTAATAGGGACAAGCGGTCGTCCTTTAGAGCTTTTGCTGAATTATGTATTCAACGTCAGATAATTACAGCTATTAAAACGGCAACTAGACAAAAACATATACCGTTAAATTCTTATGTTTCATTAAATAAACCTATCTATGATGAAGAATCAGATAGAACTTTACTAGATGTATTATCAGGGGTTAAAATAACGGACCCAGAAGAATTAATTATAGGCAAAGAAGAATTGGAAAACATAGAAAATAAGATAGGTGAAATTTTAAGTGACTTAGAATGGCGGGTATTGATGGCGTACTTGCAAGGCAAATCATATCAAGAAATTTCAGAAGAGTTAAATAGACATGTTAAATCAATAGATAATGCTTTACAAAGAGTAAAAAGAAAACTCGAAAGATATTTAGAAGTTAGAGGAATATAA